The following are from one region of the Salvia hispanica cultivar TCC Black 2014 chromosome 1, UniMelb_Shisp_WGS_1.0, whole genome shotgun sequence genome:
- the LOC125219470 gene encoding uncharacterized protein LOC125219470 has protein sequence MIAIARKNLSCLVLSPNSFLCNSNLHFLPPIHFFSTSRINTLAPCADIHDVLVNKHQFLPELASRLPKFRDPQKADSVLSFLKENSFTTAQLQKLVMYDPRILGFTIEGLESKFKVFQDLGLSSEEIAKMISSNERILQSSIAKKIIPNLSMLKGLLGSNDDVARLLKRLSWFVVHDLEKTLMPNVEILKRCSIPMERILHLLYGLPRAFLVKSDIMRRSVDKAIEFGVPRTSVVFIYALCVFHFTGEGMWEVKVQTLRDLGFSDDDVLAMFRKQPSVFRISGNKMKNKIEFLIATGKFSVSSIVACPVALSYNIERRLGPRMQILRL, from the coding sequence ATGATTGCAATTGCACGCAAAAATCTCTCCTGCTTAGTTTTGAGCCCTAATTCATTTCTCTGCAACTCCAATCTACATTTCCTTCCACCAATCCACTTTTTCTCGACTTCGAGAATCAACACACTAGCCCCTTGCGCTGATATTCACGATGTTTTGGTCAATAAACACCAATTTCTTCCTGAATTAGCTTCGCGTTTACCTAAATTTAGAGACCCCCAAAAAGCTGATTCAGTTCTATCATTCCTCAAAGAGAATAGCTTTACGACTGCTCAGCTGCAGAAATTAGTTATGTATGATCCTCGGATTCTAGGGTTTACAATTGAGGGCTTGGAATCCAAATTCAAGGTATTCCAAGATTTGGGGCTTTCTTCCGAGGAGATTGCCAAGATGATTTCCAGTAATGAGAGGATTTTACAATCAAGTATAGCAAAAAAGATCATTCCCAATTTATCGATGCTGAAGGGCTTGCTGGGATCCAATGACGATGTGGCCAGACTTTTGAAAAGATTATCCTGGTTTGTGGTACATGATTTGGAGAAAACCTTGATGCCAAATGTTGAAATCTTGAAGAGATGTAGCATACCGATGGAGCGCATCCTTCACTTGCTCTATGGTCTACCGCGGGCTTTCTTGGTCAAGTCGGATATCATGAGGAGATCTGTAGACAAGGCCATCGAATTTGGGGTCCCTCGCACTTCAGTTGTTTTTATCTATGCTCTTTGTGTATTTCACTTTACGGGCGAAGGGATGTGGGAAGTCAAGGTGCAAACACTTCGTGATTTGGGATTTTCTGATGATGATGTATTGGCAATGTTTAGGAAGCAACCTAGTGTTTTTAGAATATCTGGAAacaaaatgaagaacaaaatAGAGTTTCTTATTGCTACTGGGAAGTTCAGTGTATCCAGTATTGTAGCTTGTCCGGTAGCACTTAGCTACAATATCGAGAGGAGGCTTGGGCCGCGGATGCAAATTCTGAGACTTTAG
- the LOC125200462 gene encoding transcription termination factor MTERF4, chloroplastic-like: MIAIARKNLSCLFINPNSFLCNSNVLSFSTWRLKTLIPVPEICDVLVNKHQFPPELASLASSRLPKFRDPQRADSVLSFLKENSFTTAQLQKLVVYNPRILGFTIEGLKSRLKVFQDLGLSSEEIAKMISSSKAILHSSMANKIIPNLSMLKGLSGSNDNVARLVKRCPWVFLTDLEKTLMPNVEILKRCSIPMERILHLLYIRPRTFLVKSDIMRRSVDKAIEIGVPLTSIAFIHAVGIFNHTSEGMWEVKLQTLRDLGFSDDDVLAMFRKQPPIFNISKNKMTNKVELLLATRKYGVTSIVANPVALGGSIEKRLEPRVQILRLLESRNLIEKWPSLSFLATSTDGRFIDRFIRPYYDVIGKEHIAKVFIEGRKR, encoded by the coding sequence ATGATTGCAATTGCACGCAAGAATCTCTCCTGTTTGTTTATAAACCCTAATTCGTTTCTCTGCAACTCAAATGTGCTCTCGTTTTCCACTTGGAGGCTGAAAACACTAATCCCTGTCCCTGAAATCTGCGATGTTTTGGTCAATAAACACCAATTTCCCCCTGAATTGGCTTCACTTGCTTCATCGCGTTTACCTAAATTTAGAGATCCCCAAAGAGCTGATTCAGTGCTATCATTCCTCAAAGAGAATAGCTTTACGACTGCTCAGCTGCAGAAACTTGTCGTATATAATCCTCGGATTCTAGGGTTTACTATTGAGGGTTTGAAATCCAGATTGAAGGTGTTCCAAGATTTGGGGCTTTCTTCCGAGGAGATTGCCAAGATGATTTCCAGTAGTAAGGCGATTTTACATTCAAGTATGGCGAACAAGATCATTCCCAATTTATCGATGCTCAAGGGCTTATCGGGATCCAATGATAATGTGGCCAGACTTGTGAAGAGATGCCCCTGGGTTTTTTTAACCGATTTGGAGAAAACCTTGATGCCAAATGTAGAAATCTTGAAGAGGTGTAGCATACCAATGGAGCGCATCCTTCACTTGCTCTACATTCGCCCGAGAACTTTCTTGGTCAAGTCGGATATCATGAGGAGATCCGTAGACAAGGCCATAGAGATTGGGGTACCTCTGACTTCAATCGCTTTTATCCATGCTGTTGGTATTTTTAATCATACGAGTGAAGGGATGTGGGAAGTCAAGCTGCAAACTCTCCGTGATTTGGGATTTTCTGATGATGATGTATTGGCAATGTTTAGGAAGCAACCtcctatttttaatatatctaaaaacaaaatgacgAACAAAGTAGAGCTTCTTCTTGCTACCAGGAAGTATGGGGTTACCAGTATAGTTGCTAACCCGGTGGCACTTGGTGGTAGTATTGAGAAGAGGCTTGAGCCGCGGGTGCAAATTCTGAGACTTTTGGAGAGTAGGAATCTGATTGAGAAGTGGCCATCCCTATCATTCCTTGCTACTTCTACTGATGGTAGATTTATTGACAGATTTATTAGGCCTTATTATGATGTGATTGGCAAAGAACACATCGCAAAGGTGTTCATCGAGGGCAGAAAGAGATGA
- the LOC125204951 gene encoding uncharacterized protein LOC125204951: MDSGNSGSMQSSSGGDDQEFDSSSSFPPNFASISAPQFLSNQTPNFFDGNLLTQSLDHASDGDLIWPRGVRSDDNQAFSSLGSSPAPNPTPATPQQQQRNPKKRTRASRRAPTTVLTTDTNNFRQMVQEFTGVPAAPFSGGSPYSRRMDLFSAASALRSAANLDGIGPIYPLRPAANKILSPFSSSAAAPPSQLLNTTMIDSIAPTTAIASKSSINPSDFQLYQQNPQMNFSNLSGFGASASAAPNLSRWKRGETVRNNDSIHEFDGNSNNINSGESLNYNLNGAEKGVENAASSIAEGTVASWICSSE, encoded by the coding sequence ATGGATTCCGGCAATAGCGGGAGTATGCAATCCTCCAGCGGCGGCGACGATCAGGAATTCGATTCCAGCTCCTCTTTTCCTCCCAATTTCGCCTCAATCTCGGCGCCGCAGTTTCTCTCCAATCAAACCCCCAATTTCTTCGACGGTAATCTCCTGACGCAGAGTCTCGATCACGCCAGCGACGGCGATCTGATTTGGCCGAGGGGGGTGAGATCCGATGATAATCAAGCCTTCTCCAGCCTCGGGAGCTCGCCGGCGCCTAATCCGACTCCGGCGACGCCGCAGCAGCAGCAGAGGAACCCTAAGAAGCGGACGCGGGCGTCGCGGCGGGCGCCGACCACCGTGCTCACCACAGACACCAACAATTTCAGGCAAATGGTGCAGGAGTTCACCGGCGTCCCCGCCGCTCCGTTCTCCGGCGGCTCCCCGTACTCGCGGCGGATGGATCTGTtctccgccgcctccgcctTGCGATCCGCCGCGAATCTGGACGGCATCGGCCCGATCTACCCCCTCCGCCCCGCCGCGAATAAGATCCTCTCCCCtttctcctcctccgccgccgcacCGCCGTCGCAGCTCCTCAATACCACCATGATTGACTCCATAGCTCCGACGACGGCGATCGCGTCAAAATCGAGCATCAATCCGAGCGATTTTCAGCTCTACCAGCAGAATCCGCAGATGAATTTCTCGAATCTGAGCGGCTTCGGCGCCTCCGCCTCCGCGGCGCCGAATCTGAGCAGGTGGAAAAGAGGGGAAACGGTGAGGAACAACGATTCGATTCACGAATTTGACGGAAACAGCAACAATATCAACAGCGGTGAATCGCTGAATTACAATTTGAATGGTGCGGAAAAAGGAGTGGAAAATGCTGCTTCTTCCATAGCTGAAGGTACAGTGGCTTCATGGATATGTTCTTCCgaataa
- the LOC125202853 gene encoding uncharacterized protein LOC125202853: MIAIARKNLSSLALNPNSFLCNSNLHFLPPFHFFSTSRIKRLTPSAKIHDVLVNKHQFLPELASRLRKFRDPQRADSVLSFLKENSFTTTQLQKLVIYDPRILGFTIEGLDSRLKVFQNLGLSSKEIAKVISSNKTILHSSMANKIIPNLSLLKGLLGSNDGVAKLLKSCSWFMIYDLEKTLMPNVEILKRCSIPMERILHLLYSLPRAFLVKSDIMRRSVDKAIEFGVPRTSVVFIYAVGLFHFTSQGLWEVKLQTLRDLGFSDDDILAMFRKQPHVFRASGHKLKNKIEFLLATGKFNISSVVACPVALACSIEKRLEPRMQILRLLEIRNLIEKWPSLSGISSFTDYMFFDKFIRPYYDEIGEECIIKKFVTGNKRVEAVSKCLLSSG, encoded by the coding sequence ATGATTGCAATTGCACGCAAAAATCTCTCCTCTTTAGCTTTGAACCCTAATTCATTTCTCTGCAACTCCAATCTACATTTCCTTCCACCATTCCACTTTTTCTCGACTTCGAGGATCAAGAGACTAACCCCTAGCGCTAAAATTCACGATGTTTTGGTCAATAAACACCAATTTCTTCCTGAATTAGCTTCGCGTTTGCGTAAATTTAGAGACCCCCAAAGAGCCGATTCAGTTCTATCATTCCTTAAAGAGAATAGCTTTACAACTACTCAGCTGCAGAAATTAGTAATATATGATCCTCGGATTCTAGGGTTTACGATTGAGGGTTTGGACTCCAGATTGAAGGTATTCCAAAATTTGGGGCTTTCTTCCAAGGAGATTGCCAAGGTGATTTCCAGTAATAAGACGATTTTACATTCAAGTATGGCGAACAAGATCATTCCCAATTTATCGCTGCTGAAGGGCTTGCTGGGATCCAATGATGGTGTGGCCAAACTTTTGAAAAGTTGCTCCTGGTTTATGATATATGATTTGGAGAAAACCTTAATGCCAAATGTGGAAATCTTGAAGAGATGTAGCATACCAATGGAGCGCATCCTTCACTTGCTCTACAGTCTACCGAGAGCGTTCTTGGTCAAGTCGGATATCATGAGGAGATCGGTAGACAAGGCCATAGAATTCGGGGTCCCTCGCACTTCAGTTGTTTTTATCTATGCTGTTGGTCTGTTTCACTTTACGAGCCAAGGGCTGTGGGAAGTCAAGCTGCAAACTCTCCGCGATTTGGGATTTTCTGATGATGATATATTGGCAATGTTTAGGAAGCAACCACATGTTTTTAGAGCATCTGGACACAAACTGAAGAACAAAATAGAGTTTCTTCTTGCTACTGGGAAGTTCAATATATCCAGTGTTGTAGCTTGTCCCGTAGCACTTGCGTGCAGTATTGAGAAGAGGCTTGAGCCGCGGATGCAAATTCTGAGACTTTTGGAGATAAGGAATCTGATTGAAAAGTGGCCTAGCCTTTCAGGAATTTCTTCGTTTACAGATTATAtgttttttgataaatttattaggCCTTATTATGATGAGATTGGCGAAGAGTGCATCATCAAGAAATTTGTCACAGGAAATAAAAGAGTTGAAGCTGTAAGCAAATGCTTGCTGAGCTCAGGTTGA
- the LOC125216661 gene encoding putative late blight resistance protein homolog R1C-3 → MAAFGAAASLKNTILCILQSSRISLVPPSPQILQPAYYEMEHLQIVLLKLDDTGYSMIRTKVNALDERIKDAIWEFEDLLESHFYDQILPQLESERDHLSFSVDLQSLRQSVDCFVERVIVMEAEFIIELMDMPEEEGEPISSRIDFSSIDSKMVGLSDQFERLRDYLVEDEGDWISVIGMAGVGKTTLAKKVFDDPSIQRHFELRAWVKVGRKCEFNEILRCILAQVDPSTRDQMLTQGEDDDDEELLGVLDERLKDKNCLIVLDDLWEWDTLVMDNLPKGKVRILLTSRLANDNSPVLRVRLLNEEESKKLLAEKVFREDGFPPHLNKLGEEIAYKCEGLPLIIVTVAELLSKEEKTTEYWTEVVKKQYNSVFVNAYDQISEVLFPSYDYLPQFLKMFFLYVGAFPPYKNIDMHYLFYQLSGDGFIAPMGTQSFEQYMAEYLAMLSNWFNLVLYDEFGQLSWFSMKTFRVHSCWQHVCKKEASKIKFLHVLHSCEDVLEDQRRLCAHSNSLFAFKEVNDSIRNDCAHIARSLLCLGPYHQYPVPIHAMDFKLLRVLDALHVRFYHIPLEILKLVCLKYLALTCNRELPVSISNLLQLQNLIIHRHIYIIRRGAMLYMPMEIWDMQELGLIHVAGRDLPSPDSDATLAKLSGLIGVSVKSCTREILKRIPNLKTLAILMELKPYDDDDDVNQLSGLDYISEELRKLEALSYAVMNPEMKYECLVPLSMFPSSLTSLQLSGLRCPWKHMNDIGLLLPNLVTLKLEHYAFQGPYWDIESQCFLKLDTLIIEDTDLVRWRSQHGSLPMLGILSIRHCYKLQQLVWTSDSSMATTRTIELVECNPLIATTTSAMQLRPESLFIVRWYTTFEMSFRS, encoded by the coding sequence ATGGCGGCTTTTGGTGCCGCCGCTTCTCTCAAGAACACGATTCTGTGTATTCTACAATCGTCTCGCATTTCGCTAGTTCCTCCCTCTCCACAAATCTTACAACCCGCCTACTATGAGATGGAACACTTGCAGATAGTTCTGCTAAAATTGGACGACACCGGGTACAGCATGATCAGGACGAAGGTGAATGCTTTGGATGAACGAATCAAAGATGCCATATGGGAATTCGAAGATCTACTCGAATCTCATTTCTACGATCAGATTCTTCCACAGCTCGAAAGCGAGAGAGATCACTTGTCTTTCTCTGTAGATCTGCAGAGTCTGCGACAGAGTGTTGATTGCTTCGTCGAGAGGGTGATCGTGATGGAGGCAGAGTTCATTATTGAACTGATGGATATGCCTGAAGAAGAAGGCGAACCTATTTCCTCAAGAATTGATTTCAGTAGCATCGATTCGAAGATGGTTGGATTATCCGATCAATTCGAACGGCTCAGGGATTATCTTGTGGAAGACGAAGGGGATTGGATATCAGTTATCGGGATGGCAGGGGTTGGAAAGACGACTCTTGCTAAAAAAGTATTTGACGATCCATCCATTCAGAGACATTTTGAGCTTCGAGCATGGGTCAAAGTTGGCAGAAAATGTgaattcaatgaaatattacGATGCATTCTAGCTCAAGTGGATCCCAGCACTCGCGACCAAATGCTAACCCAAGGAGAGGATGATGACGATGAGGAATTACTTGGAGTCTTGGATGAAAGATTGAAAGATAAGAATTGTCTCATTGTGTTGGATGATTTATGGGAATGGGACACTCTAGTAATGGACAACTTGCCAAAAGGAAAGGTTCGAATTTTGCTTACAAGCAGGCTAGCAAATGACAATTCTCCAGTTCTACGAGTACGCTTGttgaatgaagaagaaagtaagaaaTTACTAGCTGAGAAAGTGTTCCGTGAAGATGGTTTCCCTCCGCACCTTAATAAATTGGGAGAGGAGATTGCGTACAAATGTGAAGGTCTTCCACTTATAATAGTTACTGTTGCAGAGCTCCTATCTAAAGAAGAAAAGACCACGGAATACTGGACCGAGGtagtaaaaaaacaatataattcaGTCTTCGTGAATGCATATGATCAAATATCAGAGGTACTTTTCCCAAGCTATGACTACCTAcctcaatttttaaaaatgttttttctcTACGTAGGAGCTTTCCCTCCATATAAAAACATTGATATGCACTATCTCTTCTACCAATTAAGTGGTGACGGATTCATTGCACCGATGGGAACACAATCTTTTGAACAATATATGGCCGAATACTTGGCAATGCTTAGTAACTGGTTTAATCTTGTTCTGTATGATGAATTCGGTCAACTCTCTTGGTTTTCAATGAAGACATTTCGCGTGCATTCTTGCTGGCAACACGTGTGTAAAAAAGAAGCTAGTAAGATCAagtttttgcatgttttacaTAGTTGTGAGGATGTTTTGGAAGACCAACGCCGATTGTGTGCTCATTCCAACAGTCTATTTGCCTTCAAAGAAGTTAATGATTCAATTAGAAATGATTGTGCACACATTGCCCGTTCCCTCCTTTGTTTGGGTCCTTACCACCAATATCCAGTGCCAATACATGCCATGGATTTCAAGTTGCTCAGGGTGCTAGATGCTCTTCATGTTCGATTTTACCATATTCCACTTGAAATTCTGAAATTAGTTTGTTTAAAGTATCTTGCTTTAACTTGCAACCGTGAGCTTCCTGTTTCCATATCCAACCTTCTTCAGCTGCAAAACTTGATTATCCATCGACATATATACATCATAAGGCGTGGAGCTATGTTGTATATGCCAATGGAAATATGGGACATGCAAGAATTGGGACTTATTCATGTTGCGGGAAGAGACCTACCATCCCCTGATTCTGATGCTACTTTGGCCAAACTCTCAGGGCTTATTGGTGTGAGTGTAAAGAGTTGCACTAGAGAAATTCTCAAAAGAATTCCTAATTTGAAGACGTTAGCTATTCTAATGGAGTTGAAGCCTTatgatgatgacgatgatgTCAACCAATTGAGTGGCTTGGATTATATCTCAGAAGAACTACGAAAATTGGAGGCACTCTCTTATGCCGTAATGAACCCTGAGATGAAGTATGAGTGTCTAGTTCCTCTTTCGATGTTCCCATCAAGTCTAACATCCTTGCAGTTGAGTGGCTTAAGGTGTCCATGGAAGCACATGAATGACATTGGTTTACTACTACCAAATCTTGTGACCCTCAAGTTAGAACACTATGCCTTTCAAGGTCCATATTGGGATATAGAATCTCAGTGTTTTTTGAAGCTTGATACACTTATTATCGAAGACACTGATTTGGTGCGATGGAGATCTCAACATGGAAGCCTCCCAATGCTTGGCATTCTAAGCATCCGGCATTGCTACAAGTTGCAACAACTCGTTTGGACGTCGGATTCATCAATGGCCACAACGCGAACAATTGAATTAGTTGAATGCAATCCTTTGATCGCCACCACCACTTCTGCCATGCAATTGAGGCCAGAATCTCTCTTTATAGTTCGTTGGTACACTACGTTTGAGATGAGTTTCCGTAGCTAG
- the LOC125214349 gene encoding uncharacterized protein LOC125214349, producing MTPIFPKHFAYLLSRNSPFLCKSRVPFSTSTAKNPIINPTVYNVLLHEHNFSPESAAKAASIISRLRNPQKSDSLFSYLKKNGFSGSHLETIVKYNPSFVSADLEKSIKPKIELFQELGLSNSDIADLVTDNASILFRSTDKVVIPALSLLRSLLGSDANVVNLLKKSGWFLIKDLDKSMVPNIEFLKGRGVPTEQIIACLHSFSRTLLQKPGKLRRAAERAEELGARPGSGMYIHGVRVIASMSDEVWEAKLGAFRELGFSDEEIVNGFSKYPPAFAVSLRKMREVKDVLVSTGKYGVASIVAYPICFCGSVEKRLRPRIRVLAALEEKRLIKKWPSLATLCSLSDVRFFERFVKPYLDEVGHLFRI from the coding sequence ATGACTCCAATTTTCCCCAAACATTTCGCGTATTTATTATCGAGAAATTCCCCATTTCTCTGCAAATCTAGGGTTCCATTTTCCACATCCACCGCCAAAAACCCCATAATCAATCCCACAGTCTACAATGTCTTGCTTCACGAACACAATTTCTCCCCCGAATCAGCTGCGAAAGCCGCCTCAATCATATCCCGCTTAAGGAACCCCCAAAAATCCGATTCCCTTTTCTCATACCTCAAAAAAAACGGCTTTTCGGGCTCCCATTTGGAGACAATCGTGAAATACAACCCCTCATTCGTCTCCGCCGATCTCGAGAAATCAATCAAGCCCAAGATCGAGCTTTTCCAAGAGCTAGGACTCTCCAACAGCGACATCGCCGATTTGGTCACCGATAACGCCTCGATTTTGTTCCGAAGCACTGATAAAGTAGTTATCCCTGCCTTGTCTTTACTCAGGAGCTTGCTGGGATCAGATGCTAATGTTGTGAACCTCTTGAAGAAGAGTGGGTGGTTCTTGATTAAGGATTTGGACAAGTCCATGGTGCCGAATATCGAGTTCTTGAAGGGTCGTGGCGTCCCCACGGAGCAGATCATCGCGTGTTTGCATTCGTTCTCGAGGACTCTGCTGCAGAAGCCCGGGAAGTTGAGGAGGGCGGCCGAGAGGGCGGAGGAGCTTGGGGCCCGGCCGGGGTCGGGGATGTACATTCATGGGGTGAGGGTGATTGCCTCGATGAGCGATGAGGTTTGGGAGGCGAAGCTGGGGGCTTTCCGGGAGTTGGGGTTCTCGGACGAGGAGATTGTGAATGGGTTCAGCAAGTATCCCCCGGCCTTCGCTGTGTCGTTGAGGAAGATGAGGGAGGTGAAGGATGTTTTGGTGTCCACCGGGAAGTATGGTGTGGCGAGCATTGTTGCATACCCGATATGTTTCTGTGGCAGTGTGGAGAAGAGGCTTAGGCCGCGGATTCGAGTGTTGGCTGCTTTGGAGGAGAAGAGGTTGATCAAGAAGTGGCCTAGTTTGGCTACATTGTGTAGTTTGTCAGATGTGAGATTCTTTGAGAGGTTTGTTAAGCCTTACTTAGATGAAGTTGGCCATTTGTTTAGGATTTGA
- the LOC125221122 gene encoding uncharacterized protein LOC125221122, protein MIALVRRNSSLHLFLRTPPLREISTSAAAVYDVLVNKHDFSPEIAASVSSKLSRFRSPERADSILTFLKQNSFSTTQLQRLVRSDPRILTASAEAAVKLKISIFRDFGFPPEETAKIMSSNNAIIHSSAEKKIIPQLSTLKALLGSNSEVVDLVKRSVWHMTVDLEKLFIPNVDFLKNCGVKMEGIRILLRHFPRCLLLKPELMREAVEKAREMGVDENTKTFVYAVRAIASFRKESWEAKIQGFRDLGVSDSEVVEIFRRSPLVICTSLEKCREIKRLLLGTGRFETADLISDPPTFLCSVERRYKPRLEVLEVLESKGLIKRWPKLSLICRWTDERFFGAFVRPYADQLGEGFVEKYFASREKQ, encoded by the coding sequence ATGATTGCCCTTGTGCGCAGGAATTCATCACTCCATCTCTTCCTCCGCACTCCGCCGCTGCGAGAAATTtccacctccgccgccgcggTTTACGATGTCTTGGTAAACAAGCACGATTTCTCTCCCGAAATCGCCGCATCAGTCTCCTCCAAGCTGAGCCGATTCAGAAGCCCCGAGAGAGCCGATTCGATCCTCACATTCCTCAAACAAAACTCCTTCTCCACCACTCAGCTGCAGCGCCTCGTGAGATCCGATCCCCGCATCCTCACCGCCAGCGCCGAGGCCGCCGTCAAGCTCAAAATCAGCATCTTCAGAGACTTCGGCTTTCCCCCCGAGGAAACCGCGAAGATAATGTCGAGCAATAACGCAATTATTCACTCAAGCGCGGAGAAGAAGATAATCCCTCAGCTCTCCACGCTGAAGGCCTTGCTAGGATCCAATTCGGAAGTCGTGGATCTCGTGAAGCGATCCGTGTGGCACATGACTGTTGATTTGGAGAAGCTCTTCATCCCAAATGTCGATTTCTTGAAGAATTGCGGTGTAAAAATGGAAGGAATTCGCATCTTGCTTCGGCATTTCCCTCGGTGCCTCTTGCTGAAGCCCGAATTGATGAGGGAGGCGGTGGAGAAGGCGAGGGAAATGGGGGTGGATGAAAACACCAAGACGTTTGTGTATGCTGTTCGCGCCATTGCCTCGTTTAGGAAGGAGAGCTGGGAGGCGAAGATTCAGGGGTTCCGGGATTTGGGGGTGTCGGATAGTGAGGTGGTGGAGATATTCAGGAGGTCGCCGTTGGTGATCTGCACCTCGTTGGAGAAGTGCAGGGAGATCAAGAGGCTTCTGCTTGGCACCGGGAGGTTTGAGACGGCCGATCTGATCAGTGATCCTCCGACGTTCCTGTGCAGCGTTGAGAGGAGGTATAAGCCGCGGCTGGAGGTTTTGGAGGTGTTGGAGAGTAAGGGACTTATTAAGAGATGGCCTAAGCTCTCGTTGATTTGTAGGTGGACAGATGAGAGGTTTTTCGGGGCGTTTGTTAGGCCTTATGCAGATCAGCTTGGTGAAGGGTTTGTTGAAAAGTATTTTGCTTCAAGAGAGAAGCAATGA
- the LOC125221155 gene encoding serine/arginine-rich splicing factor SC35-like: MSHFGRSGPPDIRDTFSLLVLNITFRTSADDLFPLFDKYGKVVDVFIPRDRRTGDSRGFAFVRYKYQDEAAKAVEKLDGRVVDGREIMVQFAKYGPNAERIDKGRIEEPVYKSKGRSRSRSPRPRYDDRDRDYRRSSETRSRGRSERESYRGRHRESSYRSRSRSRSRSRSASPAYRRERGRGKYDDGDRRRRSRSYESASPVRRSLTPRRSPSPNKSPLSRDGSPDVRHAKIERSATPKSVSPRGRRRDSRSPSPHDEADE, from the exons ATGTCGCACTTCGGGAGATCTGGGCCGCCGGACATCAGAGACACCTTCTCTCTCCTCGTCCTCAACATCACTTTCC GTACTTCAGCTGATGACTTGTTCCCCCTGTTTGATAAGTACGGCAAGGTGGTTGATGTGTTCATTCCTCGGGACCGGAG AACTGGAGACTCCAGGGGTTTTGCATTTGTGCGATATAAGTATCAAGATGAGGCTGCAAAAGCAGTTGAAAAGCTGGATG GAAGAGTTGTTGATGGGAGAGAAATAATGGTTCAATTTGCTAAATATGGACCCAATGCTGAACGAAT TGATAAAGGTAGAATTGAGGAACCTGTTTACAAGTCTAAAGGCAGGTCAAGAAGCCGCAGTCCACGCCCCAG GTATGATGACAGGGATCGGGACTACAGGAGGAGCAGTGAAACGAGAAGTAGGGGAAGAAGTGAGCGTGAGTCTTATCGTGGTAGGCATAGGGAATCTTCCTATCGAAGCAGGAGTCGGTCCAGGAGCCGAAGCCGTAGTGCAAGTCCTGCCTATCGCAGAGAACGCGGTAGAGGAAAATATGATGATGGCGATAGACGTAGACGAAGTCGGTCTTATGAAAG TGCATCTCCTGTTCGACGGAGTCTCACTCCTCGGAGATCTCCTTCCCCAAACAAATCACCTCTATCTAGGGATGGAAGTCCTGATGTGCGTCATGCCAAAATTGAACGATCTGCCACCCCTAAGAGTGTCTCTCCTCGCGGCCGCCGCCGTGATTCTCGTAGCCCGTCTCCACATGATGAGGCTGAT GAATAA